The nucleotide sequence GGAGATATTTTAGATCGGTCCAATAAAATGAAGACCATGCAATATCCGACATTGCAAGTGGATATTAATCATTTTAATTGTACTGGTTTGAGCAAAATACAAATTTATCGTAACGGGTTAAGGTAGGTGAAATAGATGATCGATAATTTAATAACTATTTACGATAAAAATGACGCGAATAATTTAGCTGAACATTTATATGATACGCAAGGTTTAGGTGCTTTATCAGACTGGTTAACAGCTACTGTTAGCAATAAACTAAACGGAGCCGAGATATTTCAGGGTACTTATCCAATAAGCGGAACTAATGCAGATTTGATTGTAGAAGGACGTATAATTCAGTGTTATGTAGATGAAAATCGAGCAAAACAACGTCTACGGATCTATTATGCAAAGACTTCTGTAATAGGAAATACGATAGAAGTAAAAGCTGAACCTATTTTCAATGATATAAGAAAATCGGTGTTGAATAAATATGACAGCGGAACAGAAAAAATCACTGCTACTCAGGCATGGCAAAATGCAAAAGTTTTAGCAAAACCAGCTATTCCTTCGCAGTTTTCTTTCTCATCGTTAGTAGATACGCTTGCTAATGTGAAGATAGAAAAAGCGAATTTTTTAGAATTCTTTGGTGGAAAAGAGGGATCTATTCTAGATCGATTTCATGGTGAATTTCTAAAAGATAATAACACATTACGTCATGAAAAAAGTCTAGGTACGGATCATAAAATCAAAGCGATTTATACTAAAAACTTAACTGGTATTGACTTAGAGATAGATGCTCAAAGTGTTTTAGTTGGAGTTTATCCATTCATTAGCAGCTCTTCAGAAGGAGAAGACGAGATCACTCTACCAGAAGAAGTTATTTTCACGGATTACGTGGATGATTATCCTGCTGGATATGTTTCTTTTGTTGATTTTAAAGACAAAGCGACTGATGTAGCCACATTAAGGGAAGCTGCTAAAGACTGGTTGAAAACAAACATAGATAAACAAAAACCACAAGTGAGTGGTTCGATTGAATTAGTACCATTGAGGCATCAAAGAGGCTATGAAAAATTTGTTGATCTAGAAAAAGTTTCGATGGGCGACGGAGTAGATGTGTATCATCCACAGTTAAAAGTGAATATGTCAGCGAGAATCGTGGAATATACGTTTAATGTTTTAACTAATTCATACGATAAATTAGTTGTAGGAAACGTCAAAACAAACTTCTTAGAAAATACAGAGAATAATGTAAGCAATTTGATTAATGATGCCATTGATCAATTGAAAAATGGTGGCGAAATCAGTGATTTAATCAATGATATTGTAGATCATCAAACTGATATAATTACTGGCCAAGATGGTGGGTATGTTTTATTAGATCCTAAAGAAGCACCTAGTCGTATTTTGATTATGGACACGCCAGATAAGAATACTGCACGGAACGTTTTACAAATCAACAACGCTGGTATTGGTTTCTCTAAAACTGGCATTAATGGAACGTATGACACCGCATGGACGTTAGATGGCGGATTCAATGCCTCGTTTATTACAGCTGGTGAGATAGTAGGGATTACTATTAGAGGTACTACATTAATTAGTGATGGCACTGATTATAGAACAAGTATTGCTAATGGCAAAATGACTTGGTATTCAAAAAAAGTTAACAAAGATATTATGGAGCTAGAAGCACGTGATTATGTAAGTGCTGATGCCGGTATTGTATCATACACCATGAAAACTGGTGGTGGTTTCATGATTAGAAATCCACAAGGTAACTTGGTTTTTAGTACGTGGGATAATGGCAATAACAGACCGTTTTTATCTTTTGGTGCGCCCAATTTCAGGTATAGCAACGCTAGTTATATAACTGATGGCGACGGTAGTTCTTTAAGCATTAATGGTAGTGCGGGTAGTTCATGGGAGTTTAAAGTAGCTGGCAGGACTATGAAATTTACTAGTGACGGTATGCTAACGTTGCCAGGTTGTTTTTTTGGTTCATGGGAAGATGGGAAACTTGCAAGGTTTGAACAATCAACGGTACAAGTATATAAAGATTTTACTGTTAGAGGTACTAAAAACTCAACTGTACCGACAGAACATTATGGACAACGACTATTGAACGCTTATGAAACTCCAGAATATTATTTCGCTGATTATGGGGAAGCCGTCACAGGTGATGATGGTAAAGTTCGTGTTGATATTGACCCCATGTTTGCTGAGACAGTAAATCTAAGTCGATATATGACACATGTGACACCTACAGAACTAGTTTTGTGTGCTGTTACTCATGAAGATATTGACCATTTCATCATTGAAACTAGTAAGCCAAACGTATTAGTTAGATGGAATTTAGTGGCACACCGTCTAGGGTATGAAGATATTAGATTAAAAGAGGATACAGCATATGATAGCACAGTGCTTGACCAAAAACGTTTTTAAAACGAAGACAAGGAGGTATATAAATGGCTAGCAGTTTATATAATTTGGCTTTAGATTTCAGCAAAGAATTAAACTACACCAAAGCTATTATGGCTCGTCAAGGTGATAAAGGGATTACGGTGACTGTTAAACCGTTTCTAAATGGCTTGCAGATGGATACGAGTGGCGGAACATTTACTTTAAAAGGAACAACACCATCTAACCGTTACGTAGATAGTGTGGCAACTAGTGTAACTAGTGAAGAAGTCACGTTTTCTCTTAATGGAACATTTATGAGTGAAGCAGGATATTATAAACACTGCTATGTAGAATATAGAAAAGACAATCAAATTTTAACAACGCAAGATATCATTTTTTTCTCACTAGGAGTGTCTGACATTTCGCAAGGCCAAGCCGATGAATATGTTTCGCAATTAGAAGAGTTGATTCGAAAGTATAACGAAACTTTTGATGCTTTTATGGCTGAAATCGAAGGTAGAGTGGATAGCTTAAATCAACAGATTACTGATTTAACTGGTCAAGCTAAAACGCTACAAGACAAGTTAGATGCTCTGAAAGAAGAAATTTCTAAATTAGGTAACTTACAAGTGATGTACAGTAACAGCATCGACTTCGGGGGCTATGATTATTCGGGGAACCCTAATATTGCGCCTAATGTAGGTTTTAATGATTTTTACAACAATGGCTCTCAAACTGGTTACACCGCTAAAGATGGAGTAGACCACATTGCGGTTACAAGAACTGCAGATGCGCCTCCGGCTGGAAAACTATTAAACCTCCGCACATTGTTACCAAACAAAACTTATTCTCTCAGCGTTGATATATGGGCGGATATGGAAGTGCCATCTGGCGCGATATCTTGTAATATTCGATTAAGAGAGGGAACAGAAGTAAGGTCTGTTTGGGCGCTTATAAACAAACCTGTGGGTACCAATAGAACGACCTATAGCGTTACGTTTACTACAGCTGCTAATTTTGTGACTACAGAAGAGTCTAGAATATCTTTGTGGTTTAATGATTCAGCTGGTGCATGTACAGGCTATTTAGGCTATAACATCAAAATCGAAGAAGGCTCAACAGCCACCCCGTACCAGCCTAACTTACTTGATGCACCATATTATTTGAGTAAGATGGCTTTGGGAGAAAATATTGCTAATAAAACTATTAATGGATAGGCTACAATTAACTAGACAGAAAAATTAAGGTGTGTAGACTAGAAGAAAACATACCAGGAGGAATTTTTATGTCTAAGAGAACACGAAGAACTTTTTCACAAGAATTCAAGCAACAAATCGTCAATCTTTACTTAGCTGGAAAGCCACGTGTAGAAATCATTCGAGAATATGAACTAACGGCTTCAGCATTTGACAAATGGGTAAAGCAATCTAAAACGAGTGGTTCATTCAAAGAAAAAGATAATCTTACGCCTGAACAAAAAGAATTGTTAGAACTACGTAAAAGAAACCAGCAATTAGAAATGGAAAATGATATTTTAAAGCAAGCAGCGCTGATATTCGGACGAAGAGACAAGTAATCGATGCGAATAAGCATCTTTACCCTATATCAGCGATGTGCAGAATATTAGGTCTATCACGTCAGTCCTATTATTATCAATCAAAACCAAAGAAAGACGAATCAGAACTTGAAGAAGTAGTCGCTGAAGAATTTATCCGCAGCCGAAAGGCCTACGGCTCAAGAAAAATAAAAAAAGCCTTATCAAAACGAGGCATTCAGATCAGCCGACGAAAAATTAGTAGAATCATGAAAAATAGAGGATTAAAATCGAGCTATACTGTTGCTTATTTTAAAGTACATCATTCTACTTGCAATGAAGCCAAAACGACAAACGTATTGAATCGTAAATTCTTAAGAGACAACCCATTAGAAGCGATCGTAACAGACTTGACTTATGTACGAGTCGGGAAAAAATGGAATTATGTCTGTTTCATTTTGGATCTGTTCAATCGAGAAATTCTCGGCTATTCTTGTGGAGAACATAAAGATGCCGTTCTAGTAAAAAAAGCATTTAGCCGTATCAAACAACCTCTGACAGAGGTTGAGATTTTTCATACTGATCGTGGAAAAGAGTTTGATAACCAAGCTATTGATGAATTATTAACAACTTTTGACATCAATCGATCATTGAGTCATAAAGGCTGTCCTTTTGATAATGCCGTAGCTGAATCAACTTATAAGTCGTTGAAGGTAGAATTTGTCTATCAATACACATTTGAAACCTTACAACAATTGGATTTGGAGTTATTTGACTATGTCAATTGGTGGAACCACCTTCGGTTGCACGGTACACTTGGCTACGAGACACCGGTTGGTTACCGTAACCAGAGATTGGCGCAGCGAATCCTTGATAATGAGCTCGGATGTGCTAACGCTAGCGAGGCAGTCTAACTTTAACTGTTAGCTCCTGCCGAAGATCGTCACATCCGAGGAGGCTCATTGTCAAGGACAATCGGAATAGCATACGGAAAGAAGTTCTGCACCTTATAAAATTTGTCAAAAAAACTGTTGCCATTCCATAATTATCCTATTAAAACAAGTGCTTATGCAACATATACAGCTTCCAATATAGAAAATTATCAGGCTAACCAAACTTACACAGTAACTATGAAAGCTACTAAACCAGCTACACAAACTTTTGGTGTTTATATAAAAGGTGGAACTCTTGGTGTTGGTAATATGATACCAGTTGAAGGTAAAACAGACGAATGGTCATTATCTTTTACAGTTACACAAGCCCATATTAACGCAGGGGTAACTCATGACTTAAGTATTTATCAATTGCCACAAGCTACAGTAGGAGCATGTCAAATTGACTGGCTCAAGATCGAAAAAGGGGACACCCGAACCCCGAATATTGAGCAATATAAATACCGAGGAATCGGTATGCGAGACTCAAACAACCCAAAAGATTATGTATGGGATCTAGCACCAGAATATGTCGAAGACAATCTTGCTACAGATGTTAAAATTTCTGAAATCACAGGCAAAGCAAACAATTATACCGATGGGAAAGTATCGGAGATTAATTCGCAGTTGACAGCTTCAATTAATGAAGTTGATAAAAAAGTAACTGCCAATACTTCTAAGATAGCCACTAACATAACTAACATTAAAACTATTAGTGATGCAATGCCACTATACGCTATTTACAGTGAAGGTAGAGACTTAACAGATTCACCAGATGGGACAAAAATACCAATAGGGGCTCTTGTAGCTACGGACTTTGCTCACACAGCTAGTGATTTACCATATACGATAAGTAGGGATGGGATTACCTTAACCGCAACTAGAAACTGTGTTTTATTTTTCGAAGGTTCTGTAAAATTGCATGGAAACAATACGTTCAAATTTGCTTATGTAAAAATTAGAAAAAATGGAAGTGATACTAACTTTGCTAATGTAGGTAGTAGTGCCAATTTAAACTATATGACATCTCAAGCTGGTCAGTACGTTCACACTTTAGTCGCAGGAGATAAAGTAGAATTTACTTTAGGGATAGATGCCGCAGCAAAGATGTTCCATCTACAACTATTATCCTTAAAAATATCAGAAGTAAAACCTGTATAAAATACTAATTTTGCTACCAACACGCTCAAAGGAGGGTGTTTTTATTGTGCAATGAAAGGGGTGAGTGATGAAGCATGGATAAATTGTTGGAGTCGTTGCTTTCAAATCCTGAACAAATAAGTTTTGCAGTATTGTTTGTCGGCTTACTTGTTTGGGTAATGAAACAGAACAATACAAGAGAAGAACGGTATCAAGATACTATCGACA is from Enterococcus faecium and encodes:
- a CDS encoding phage tail spike protein: MIDNLITIYDKNDANNLAEHLYDTQGLGALSDWLTATVSNKLNGAEIFQGTYPISGTNADLIVEGRIIQCYVDENRAKQRLRIYYAKTSVIGNTIEVKAEPIFNDIRKSVLNKYDSGTEKITATQAWQNAKVLAKPAIPSQFSFSSLVDTLANVKIEKANFLEFFGGKEGSILDRFHGEFLKDNNTLRHEKSLGTDHKIKAIYTKNLTGIDLEIDAQSVLVGVYPFISSSSEGEDEITLPEEVIFTDYVDDYPAGYVSFVDFKDKATDVATLREAAKDWLKTNIDKQKPQVSGSIELVPLRHQRGYEKFVDLEKVSMGDGVDVYHPQLKVNMSARIVEYTFNVLTNSYDKLVVGNVKTNFLENTENNVSNLINDAIDQLKNGGEISDLINDIVDHQTDIITGQDGGYVLLDPKEAPSRILIMDTPDKNTARNVLQINNAGIGFSKTGINGTYDTAWTLDGGFNASFITAGEIVGITIRGTTLISDGTDYRTSIANGKMTWYSKKVNKDIMELEARDYVSADAGIVSYTMKTGGGFMIRNPQGNLVFSTWDNGNNRPFLSFGAPNFRYSNASYITDGDGSSLSINGSAGSSWEFKVAGRTMKFTSDGMLTLPGCFFGSWEDGKLARFEQSTVQVYKDFTVRGTKNSTVPTEHYGQRLLNAYETPEYYFADYGEAVTGDDGKVRVDIDPMFAETVNLSRYMTHVTPTELVLCAVTHEDIDHFIIETSKPNVLVRWNLVAHRLGYEDIRLKEDTAYDSTVLDQKRF
- a CDS encoding IS3 family transposase (programmed frameshift), with translation MSKRTRRTFSQEFKQQIVNLYLAGKPRVEIIREYELTASAFDKWVKQSKTSGSFKEKDNLTPEQKELLELRKRNQQLEMENDILKQAALIFGPKRQVIDANKHLYPISAMCRILGLSRQSYYYQSKPKKDESELEEVVAEEFIRSRKAYGSRKIKKALSKRGIQISRRKISRIMKNRGLKSSYTVAYFKVHHSTCNEAKTTNVLNRKFLRDNPLEAIVTDLTYVRVGKKWNYVCFILDLFNREILGYSCGEHKDAVLVKKAFSRIKQPLTEVEIFHTDRGKEFDNQAIDELLTTFDINRSLSHKGCPFDNAVAESTYKSLKVEFVYQYTFETLQQLDLELFDYVNWWNHLRLHGTLGYETPVGYRNQRLAQRILDNELGCANASEAV
- a CDS encoding BhlA/UviB family holin-like peptide is translated as MDKLLESLLSNPEQISFAVLFVGLLVWVMKQNNTREERYQDTIDKLTNALGDVETIKSTVEKIHEKLQ